The genomic DNA CTTCGGGTGGCAGGACGATTGCTTGCCGCATCGGATGGGGCTGGAACCGAGTCGAACAGGTTTTGTGGCCGCCGGTGGCAGGAACGGGCAATGCAACCCACTGTGGCCGTCGCCCACTACCCCGAGGGAGCGGGTCACGCGACCCGGATGCTGGCGGTCGCACGGGCGCTCGAAGCCCGCGGTGCGACGGTCACGCTCGCCGGCGGCGGTCACGGCGCACGCTTCATCGAGTACAACGGGTACGAGCAGTTCGAACCCGCCCCCGTCGACTTCATCGGCGACTATCAGGGCGGGTCGCTCGGCCACGTCCTCGCCAACAGCCTGCCCAGCAGCGCGCGGCGGGTGCACGACTACGTGGGCTGGCTCCGGCGCGAGCAGCCCGCTGCGCTCGTCACCGACGACATGTTCGCCGCGATGGCGGCCGAGTTCGCCGACACGCGGCTGTTCGTCTGCACCCACAACGCCTCGTCGTACTACGATGCGGTCATCGAACAGGGGTTCACGTGGCTGCTCAACCGCCACCAGCTGTTCGCCGCGGAGGAGTTCCTCTACCCGTCGATCTGGCCTCCTGACCCCGGCGATCCGCCGGGTGTGACGCCCGTTCCACCGATCGCACTCGACGTTCCGGCCGGCGAGCAGGAGCGAGAGCCGGTCGAGACCGACGTCCTCGTGGTGCCGAGCGCGTACTCGACCGGGTTCGACGATCTCGCGGCTCGACTCCGAGACGCGGGCCACGAGGTGACGTTCGTCGGCGGACCGGACTGGGAGTGCGTCCCAGCACTCCTTCCACATCTACGGGCGGCCGACAAGGTGGTGTGTTCGGGCTACTCGACAGTGATGGAGGCCGCGGTCGCCGGCACGCCCTGTATTATCTATCCGTTCACCGACGAGCAACACGGCGTCTCACGGGTCATCGAGCGCACAGGTATTGACGGATTCCAGGTCGAACACTCGATCCCCCATGTCGTCCGGGCGGTCGGTCAGTCGCTCGAACCGCCGGCCTACGAGAACGGTGCGGATCGGGCGGCGGCGCACGTCCTCGGCGACCGATCGTAACCGACTTTCACGAACAGGCCGAGAAGTCGCCAATGGCGAAGGTCACGGCCGGCGCGCGGCTCCATTTCGGGTTCCAGAGCCTCTCGCTCGCCCGTGAGC from Halococcus saccharolyticus DSM 5350 includes the following:
- a CDS encoding glycosyltransferase, translated to MQPTVAVAHYPEGAGHATRMLAVARALEARGATVTLAGGGHGARFIEYNGYEQFEPAPVDFIGDYQGGSLGHVLANSLPSSARRVHDYVGWLRREQPAALVTDDMFAAMAAEFADTRLFVCTHNASSYYDAVIEQGFTWLLNRHQLFAAEEFLYPSIWPPDPGDPPGVTPVPPIALDVPAGEQEREPVETDVLVVPSAYSTGFDDLAARLRDAGHEVTFVGGPDWECVPALLPHLRAADKVVCSGYSTVMEAAVAGTPCIIYPFTDEQHGVSRVIERTGIDGFQVEHSIPHVVRAVGQSLEPPAYENGADRAAAHVLGDRS